The Acinonyx jubatus isolate Ajub_Pintada_27869175 chromosome D3, VMU_Ajub_asm_v1.0, whole genome shotgun sequence DNA segment ATAAGAGCcttgctggcttttttttttttttttttttttaaacgatttCGTAGCTTCCTGGTAACCATTCAGTCATCTATTTCAACACCCTGACATGACATAAAGGCGGGAGCTGAGCCTCACATTCGCCACTCAGACACACACCTCTTTCCTTGGGCATTCGCTAGGTGAGGCGCTCCCTAGGACTGACTCGCTCCACTCATGAACCTGCACCAGCAGCAGAAGCATTTTCTGGAAATAGACAAGAAGAACTGCTGTGTGTTCCGGGATGACTTCATTGCCAATGTGCTGCCACCAGTGCTGGGGCTGGAGTTTGTGTTCGGGCTCCTGGGCAATGGCCTTGCCCTGTGGATTTTCTGCTTCCACCTCAAGTCCTGGAAATCCAGCCGGATTTTCCTGTTCAACTTGGCCGTGGCCGACTTTCTCCTGATCATCTGCCTGCCATTCTTGACGGACAACTACGTGAGGAAGTGGGACTGGAAGTTTGGGGACATCCCTTGCAGGCTGATGCTCTTTATGCTGGCCATGAACCGCCAGGGCAGCATCATCTTCCTCACCGTGGTGGCCGTGGACAGGTATTTCCGGGTGGTCCATCCCCACCACGCACTGAACAAGATCTCCAATCGGACGGCGGCCATCATTTCCTGCCTCTTGTGGGGTGTCACCATCGGCCTGACGGGTCACCTCCTGCACAAAAAGATGTTGATCAGGAATCGAGATGCGAATTTGTGCAGCAGCTTTAGCATCTGCCATACCTTCAGGTGGCACGATGCCATGTTCCTCCTGGAGTTCATCCTGCCCCTGGGCATCATCCTGTTCTGCTCGGCCAGAATCATCTGCAGCCTGCGCCAGAGGCAAATGGACAGACACGCCAAGATCAAGAGGGCCATCAACTTCATCATGGTGGTGGCCATTGTCTTCATCATCTGCTTCCTGCCCAGCGTGGCTGTGCGCATACGCATTTTCTGGCTCTTGCACACCACGGGTACGAAGAACTGTGATGTCTATCGCTCGGTTGACCTGGCGTTTTTCATCACCCTCAGCTTCACCTACATGAACAGCATGCTGGACCCTTTGGTGTACTACTTCTCCAGCCCATCTTTTCCCAACTTCTTCTCCACCCTGATCAACCGCTGCCTGCGGAAGAAGACACCACAAGGGCCAGATAACAACCAGAGCACAAGCATGGAGCTCACGGGGGATCTGAGTACAACCAGGAGTGTTCCAGACACTTTAATGGCCAACCCCAGTGAGCCGTGGAACCCAT contains these protein-coding regions:
- the HCAR2 gene encoding hydroxycarboxylic acid receptor 2 — its product is MNLHQQQKHFLEIDKKNCCVFRDDFIANVLPPVLGLEFVFGLLGNGLALWIFCFHLKSWKSSRIFLFNLAVADFLLIICLPFLTDNYVRKWDWKFGDIPCRLMLFMLAMNRQGSIIFLTVVAVDRYFRVVHPHHALNKISNRTAAIISCLLWGVTIGLTGHLLHKKMLIRNRDANLCSSFSICHTFRWHDAMFLLEFILPLGIILFCSARIICSLRQRQMDRHAKIKRAINFIMVVAIVFIICFLPSVAVRIRIFWLLHTTGTKNCDVYRSVDLAFFITLSFTYMNSMLDPLVYYFSSPSFPNFFSTLINRCLRKKTPQGPDNNQSTSMELTGDLSTTRSVPDTLMANPSEPWNPSYPAPASR